A window from Prinia subflava isolate CZ2003 ecotype Zambia chromosome Z, Cam_Psub_1.2, whole genome shotgun sequence encodes these proteins:
- the TET2 gene encoding methylcytosine dioxygenase TET2 isoform X1, giving the protein MSARLRDAAEIRSEGSLVDGPGAGQMEQGRTNHVDGNRLSPFLIPQSSHICQAEPSALKLQNGSPATERPEVEVNGDHKPLFNKSNFGVSHPKGSPNNRVSPDLLQEKKVFSKYMQNGGIKRTFSEPSLYGLHESKKVRQDKEVNGEKAEPEDNSEKPSVSNCYSEKKFESFTRQENKASDLIPSTRYNSVGSENPHDLLLQDEQERENIHCHNRDIVLLLKNKAVPMPNGATVSASSMESMHGELLEKTLSQYYPELVSIAMQKNTSHINAITSQATNELSYETTHSSHTSGQITSPQTSNSELPQVPAVVVTEVYDTKDSSKPPALPGSCSLQKPDLQLQQQIPGYDSHQLPVGNSNIHGSIGQVPNQDLSLSSSSNLQAQSTALERYSEQAENNGAFFTQNSMFHKDSSTAPAPEMNSALSAAVQEGHHSYENRCDETLSGEIKNEGQQEGPMSESPSLSQQQLHSQHSLLQQAQMSQQDVSESNPQAAVAASIPQHPEEVTLVSESPLQNLHAHRSKGELQQHYQHFPGQREPQTPPDKEKDQVKEPVQQAQCYSKPAWIELVSTQFHQGEPPQKPSEASLRSILQYQASTAQTVYTKQYAGSPDSLKGPSGQAQSQKIMQQEQFPPLYKSESSLLQPHPPADQQLPFQKHSPQPQLIKVDSLLKSQVQQHSPQQFHFQPRSELQTEQPLGAPLKQQHLKPQPGENGQFLHSHILQQMLQKQAHPVQLPCSPQLTPNQQQAPKMKTKDLPQAVSYPQSNAGQPLDRKSFNQLEVDECFQTGSKYAKSAAFPLPNPQLGLEQVQTMNNKAPLYTQKANASLQHPCPNNRHLIPEKKVNAANMERFGANKMQDLQHVQYLSNNLTAKQDANHCFQEQEQQTQEASVLHLPPLQPSQGYGASLNQELPSKQAPQIPQQYLPHSQTATDSQDQRGCHLQSQTSKDFQKHAVLRWHLLQKQEQQAYQQPKTETGPSAARKPIKIEAGTKSNVCMHPLAGQLENKTWKKPVKQENQHFGCENVQQKSIIETMEQQLKQIQVKSLFDHKTFTLKSPKHVKVETAGPITILSRHTSAADFDTQIPVSDQQANLSAEKTPTKRTAGTVLNNFLDSPSKLLDTPVKNLLDTPAKTQYDFPSCSCVEQIIEKDEGPFYTHLGAGPNVAAIREIMEERFGQKGKAIRIERVVYTGKEGKSSQGCPIAKWVVRRSSQEEKLLCLVRERAGHTCETAVIVILILVWEGIPTSLADKLYTELTDTLRKYGTLTNRRCALNEERTCACQGLDPETCGASFSFGCSWSMYYNGCKFARSKIPRKFKLMGDDPKEEEKLESNLQNLSTLMAPTYKKLAPDAYNNQIEYEHRAPECRLGLKEGRPFSGVTACLDFCAHAHRDLHNMQNGSTLVCTLTREDNREIGQTPEDEQLHVLPLYKVSDVDEFGSTEGQEEKKRNGSIQVLTSFRRKVRMLAEPVKTCRQRKLEAKKAAAEKLSSLENGSSKAEREKSAAARNKQGTSEAAGHAKQLAGKQRNRSGVSSDLLRLSGPATQQQQQQHPQRSLPNNPQSNSINSYSGSGSANLYGRLPNPANAYPNSSYTSDPYGGSNPMNLYTTSSQSVGSYLNSSSPINPYSGSLSQNNQYPPYQCNGNLAMDNCPSYLGSYSSQHQHMDLYSCQSQDHMSKLSLPPIQTLYQHRFGNNQSFGPKYLNYGNQNMQVDSFSNCTIRPNLHHIGSFSSYSTHEANGHFMDVASRLKSNLSNSSMDFASMSKTGEHHHMQPPSHLSHDYHSAQSMFRGPPNSLHLQNKDNEMISHAVNGLSNMLPGQNHDRTTPQGGLDKTDVLNPEKTEDPDEVWSDSEQNFLDPEIGGVAVAPSHGSILIECAKRELHATTPLKNPNRNHPTRISLVFYQHKSMNEPKHGLALWEAKMAEKAREKEEECEKYGPDYVPQKSYGKKAKREPVEPHEPSEPTYLRFIKSLAQRTLSVTTDSTVTTSPYAFTRVTGPYNRYI; this is encoded by the exons ataCGTTCAGAGGGTAGCCTTGTGGATGGCCCCGGAGCAGGCCAGATGGAACAGGGCAGAACCAACCATGTTGACGGCAATAGATTGAGTCCATTTCTAATACCACAGTCTTCTCACATTTgccaggcagagccttctgcaCTGAAGCTACAGAACGGGAGTCCAGCAACAGAGAGGCCTGAAGTGGAAGTAAATGGAGACCACAAGCCGCTATTCAATAAAAGCAACTTTGGAGTGTCCCACCCAAAGGGAAGTCCAAACAATCGTGTTAGCCCTGACCTtttacaagaaaagaaagtattCTCCAAATATATGCAAAATGGTGGGATCAAACGTACTTTTAGCGAGCCCTCTCTGTATGGACTTCATGAGAGCAAGAAAGTGAGACAAGACAAAGAGGTAAATGGAGAAAAAGCTGAGCCAGAGGACAATAGTGAAAAACCAAGTGTCTCCAATTGTTACAGTGAGAAGAAATTTGAAAGTTTTACAAgacaagaaaacaaagcttCAGATTTGATACCGTCTACAAGATACAACAGTGTTGGTTCAGAAAACCCTCATGATCTTCTGCTTCAGGATGAGCAGGAGCGGGAAAATATTCATTGCCATAACAGGGACATTGTCTTACTACTTAAGAACAAGGCAGTGCCAATGCCTAATGGTGCTACAGTTTCTGCCTCTTCCATGGAAAGCATGCATGGTGAACTCCTGGAGAAAACACTGTCTCAATATTATCCAGAACTTGTTTCCATAGCAATGCAGAAGAACACATCTCATATCAATGCCATTACCAGTCAGGCTACCAATGAGTTGTCTTATGAGACAACGCATTCATCCCATACCTCAGGGCAGATCACTTCCCCACAGACCTCAAACTCTGAGCTGCCTCAAGTGCCAGCTGTAGTGGTTACTGAGGTTTATGACACAAAAGACTCCAGTAAACCACCTGCATTGCCAGGTAGCTGTTCACTTCAGAAACCAGATCTACAGCTACAGCAACAGATTCCAGGCTATGATTCTCACCAGTTACCTGTAGGAAACAGTAATATTCATGGAAGCATAGGGCAGGTTCCCAACCAAGACCTCTCCCTAAGTTCCAGCAGTAACCTGCAAGCTCAGAGCACTGCTCTGGAAAGGTACTCTGAGCAAGCAGAAAATAATGGTGCTTTCTTTACACAGAACTCAATGTTTCACAAAGATTCCTCCACCGCTCCTGCTCCAGAAATGAACAGTGCACTGTCTGCCGCGGTGCAAGAAGGACATCATTCCTATGAGAACAGATGTGATGAAACTCTTTCTGGGGAGATAAAAAATGAAGGGCAACAGGAGGGACCAATGTCAGAAAGTCCCAGCCTCAGCCAACAACAACTTCACTCTCAGCACAGCCTTCTGCAACAGGCACAAATGTCACAACAAGATGTCAGTGAAAGCAACCCAcaagctgctgtggctgcctcgATTCCACAGCACCCTGAAGAAGTGACGCTGGTGTCAGAATCTCCCCTCCAAAACCTGCACGCACACAGAAGCAAGGGTGAGTTGCAACAACACTATCAGCATTTCCCAGGACAGAGAGAACCTCAGACTCCTCCTGACAAAGAAAAGGACCAAGTGAAAGAGCCTGTACAACAGGCTCAATGTTATTCAAAACCAGCCTGGATAGAACTGGTTTCCACCCAGTTCCACCAGGGAGAGCCTCCCCAGAAGCCCAGCGAAGCATCATTGCGCTCAATTCTTCAGTATCAGGCAAGCACAGCCCAAACCGTCTATACAAAACAGTATGCTGGAAGTCCTGATTCATTGAAAGGGCCTTCAGGACAGGCCCAGAGCCAGAAGATAATGCAACAGGAACAATTTCCTCCACTGTACAAAAGTGagagctccctgctgcagccacatccCCCAGCTGACCAGCAACTACCGTTCCAGAAACACTCACCACAGCCACAACTCATAAAGGTGGATTCCCTTCTCAAGTCCCAAGTGCAGCAACACTCTCCACAGCAGTTCCATTTCCAGCCAAGATCAGAACTACAAACTGAACAGCCTTTAGGGGCCCCCTTGAAACAGCAGCACTTGAAACCCCAGCCAGGGGAAAATGGGCAATTCTTGCATTCACATATCTTGCAACAGATGCTGCAAAAACAGGCACATCCGGTGCAGCTGCCATGCAGTCCACAGCTaaccccaaaccagcagcaggccccaaaaatgaaaactaaagaCCTGCCCCAAGCCGTATCCTACCCCCAAAGCAATGCTGGGCAGCCTCTGGACAGGAAGTCCTTCAATCAACTTGAAGTAGATGAATGTTTCCAAACTGGGAGTAAGTATGCTAAATCAGCTGCATTCCCACTGCCTAACCCTCAGCTAGGCCTAGAGCAGGTACAGACCATGAACAACAAAGCTCCCCTTTACACTCAGAAGGCAAATGCCAGTCTCCAGCACCCTTGCCCAAACAACAGGCACCTGATTCCGGAGAAGAAAGTGAACGCCGCAAATATGGAACGCTTTGGAGCCAACAAAATGCAAGACTTGCAGCATGTGCAGTATTTATCAAATAACTTGACCGCAAAGCAAGATGCAAATCATTGTTTTCAAGAACAAGAGCAACAGACACAAGAAGCCTCAGTTCTACATTTGCCACCTCTCCAGCCCTCACAGGGCTATGGTGCTAGTCTGAATCAAGAGCTCCCGAGCAAACAAGCTCCACAGATCCCTCAGCAGTACTTACCACACAGCCAAACTGCCACCGACTCCCAAGACCAGAGAGGCTGTCATTTGCAGTCCCAGACCTCTaaggattttcaaaagcatGCTGTTCTGCGGTGGCATCTTTTGCAAAAACAGGAGCAACAAGCATACCAGCAACCCAAAACTGAGACTGGTCCCAGTGCAGCACGCAAGCCTATAAAAATCGAGGCTGGCACAAAGTCTAATGTCTGCATGCACCCATTAGCTGgacagctggaaaacaaaacatggaaaaaaccaGTTAAACAGGAGAATCAGCACTTTGGCTGCGAGAACGTGCAACAAAAGAGCATAATCGAGACAATGGAGCAGCAGCTAAAACAGATACAGGTCAAATCACTGTTTGATCATAAGACTTTTACTCTCAAATCACCCAAGCATGTGAAGGTTGAAACAGCAGGCCCTATTACCATCCTATCACGACATACCAGTGCTGCAGATTTTGACACTCAAATACCAGTCTCAGATCAGCAAGCAAACTTGTCTGCTGAGAAAACCCCGACCAAAAGAACAGCTGGAACTGTTCTCAATAATTTTTTAGACTCACCTTCCAAGTTACTGGACACTCCTGTAAAAAATTTATTGGACACACCTGCCAAAACCCAGTATGATTTCCCATCTTGCAGCTGTGTTG aacAAATTATTGAAAAAGATGAAGGTCCCTTCTATACTCATCTAGGAGCCGGTCCTAATGTGGCAGCTATTAGAGAAATCATGGAAGAAAG aTTTGGACAGAAGGGTAAAGCTATAAGGATTGAGAGAGTTGTCTACACTGGGAAAGAAGGCAAAAGTTCTCAAGGATGTCCAATTGCTAAATGG GTAGTCCGCAGAAGCAGtcaggaggagaagctgctctgcTTGGTGCGCGAGCGAGCAGGACACACATGTGAGACGGCCGTCATCGTGATTCTCATCCTGGTCTGGGAGGGAATCCCGACCAGCCTGGCTGATAAGCTCTACACTGAACTCACTGACACCCTGAGGAAGTACGGCACACTCACAAACCGGCGCTGCGCCCTGAACGAAGA ACGGACTTGTGCATGCCAAGGGCTGGACCCTGAAACTTGTggtgcttcattttcctttggtTGCTCCTGGAGCATGTACTACAATGGTTGTAAGTTTGCCAGAAGCAAGATTCCAAGAAAGTTTAAGCTGATGGGGGATGACCCAAAAGAG gaagaaaaactaGAATCCAATTTGCAGAATCTGTCAACACTGATGGCACCTACCTACAAGAAGCTTGCACCCGATGCATATAACAACCAG ATCGAGTACGAACACAGAGCCCCCGAGTGTCGCCTGGGTTTGAAGGAAGGTCGGCCATTCTCAGGGGTCACTGCCTGCCTCGACTTCTGTGCTCATGCTCACAGAGACTTGCACAATATGCAAAATGGGAGTACTCTG GTTTGCACACTGACTAGAGAAGACAATCGTGAAATTGGCCAAACACCAGAAGATGAGCAGCTCCATGTGCTCCCATTATATAAAGTCTCTGATGTGGATGAGTTTGGAAGCACTGAGGGCcaggaggagaagaagaggaATGGCAGCATCCAGGTCCTTACCTCCTTTCGACGAAAAGTAAGGATGTTAGCAGAGCCTGTTAAGACCTGTCGGCAAAGGAAGCTAGAAGCAAagaaagcagctgcagaaaagcTTTCCTCCTTGGAAAATGGGTCTAGCAAAGCTGAGAGAGAGAAGTCTGCTGCAGCACGCAACAAGCAAGGCACCTCTGAAGCAGCAGGTCACGCAAAGCAGCTGGCAGGTAAACAAAGGAATCGGAGCGGGGTCAGCAGTG ATCTTTTACGTCTTTCAGGACCAGCCAcacaacagcaacagcagcaacatCCACAGCGCTCCCTTCCTAACAACCCTCAGTCAAATTCCATTAACTCTTACTCAGGTTCAGGTTCTGCAAATCTCTATGGAAGGCTGCCTAATCCAGCCAATGCTTATCCAAACTCTTCGTACACTTCAGATCCATATGGAGGGTCCAATCCCATGAACCTCTATACAACCTCATCACAGTCTGTGGGATCTTATTTGAATTCTTCCAGTCCCATAAACCCTTATTCAGGATCTCTAAGTCAAAATAACCAATATCCCCCCTACCAATGCAATGGAAACTTAGCTATGGACAACTGCCCCTCTTACTTGGGCTCCTACTCTTCCCAGCATCAGCACATGGACTTGTATAGTTGCCAGAGCCAAGACCATATGTCTAAACTAAGTCTACCACCCATTCAAACATTATACCAGCATAGGTTTGGGAATAACCAGAGTTTTGGTCCCAAGTACTTGAATTATGGAAACCAAAATATGCAGGTAGACTCCTTCAGTAACTGCACCATTAGACCAAATTTACACCACATAGGGTCATTTTCCTCTTACTCAACTCATGAGGCCAATGGCCATTTTATGGATGTTGCCTCAAGGTTAAAATCTAATCTAAGTAATTCAAGCATGGATTTTGCCTCCATGAGTAAAACAGGTGAACATCATCACATGCAACCACCTTCTCATTTATCACATGACTACCATTCTGCGCAAAGTATGTTTCGTGGTCCTCCTAATTCACTGCATCTCCAAAATAAGGATAACGAAATGATTTCACATGCAGTTAATGGTTTGTCTAACATGCTTCCAGGTCAAAACCATGACAGGACTACTCCCCAGGGTGGTTTAGATAAAACTGACGTGCTGAATCCAGAAAAAACAGAGGATCCTGATGAAGTCTGGTCAGATAGTGAGCAGAACTTTCTGGATCCAGAAATTGGAGGAGTGGCAGTTGCGCCATCTCATGGGTCAATTCTCATAGAGTGTGCAAAACGTGAGCTCCATGCAACAACCCccttaaaaaatcccaacaggAACCATCCCACCAGAATATCCCTTGTATTTTACCAGCACAAGAGCATGAATGAGCCAAAACATGGtctggctctgtgggaggcaaAGATGGCTGAGAaggcaagagagaaagaagaggaatgTGAGAAGTACGGCCCAGACTACGTGCCTCAGAAATCCTACGGCAAAAAAGCCAAGCGGGAGCCTGTGGAGCCCCACGAGCCCTCTGAGCCAACGTACCTGCGCTTCATCAAGTCCCTGGCACAAAGGACGCTGTCGGTCACCACGGACTCCACCGTAACCACATCTCCATATGCCTTTACACGGGTTACAGGGCCTTACAACCGATACATCTGA